The Ficedula albicollis isolate OC2 chromosome 5, FicAlb1.5, whole genome shotgun sequence genome includes the window CAAGTTTGGGACATATCTTAGGTTGAGCTGAGGGAAGAAATGAGAAGTTGAAAGGAAAGTTGGCCCTCATAGGGAGAAGTAATGGAGAGCTTCAAAGAAGTGGCTTTGACAGCTCTAAGTTTTGCAACCACTGGGGCTTCTTAAAAATCTGTCCTTGCAGCATTGTGATTACAAGAGCTTTTCTTCATCAATAAGCAATAGGTGGGGAAAAAGTGAATGGGACATACCATAAAGTTCAAATATGGAagggcaaagcaaagcagaccCCAAAGAAGCTGACTGGTCATGGGGCTATTAGAAGAATTTgggttgctttttaaaacatcttttctgtttctgtgtgctgAGGCTGGGGCTTGGCTCTCTACTTGTGAGCAGGTGGGGAGTTGGAGCTGTGAATGAACTTATACATGTGTGAAGCTTGTGTCTCTCTGGCCCAGCACTTGAGGACTTTCTGCGAAGCCTTGACCTTCAGCACAGGTCACTCATCCCTCCTGTCCATGCAgatgggcagcactgggaagtggggaagagggaaggtGTGGTAAAGTCAGTTGTGTTTTATTGTTGGAGCAGAAGGCATTCTGTCCTGGACAACATTCTTGTTGTGTCTTAGCTGTTTCCTCAAATGTCCCTTTATTGCAGGCGCAATGGATCGCCCCAGCTACCTGGAAGAGGACTATTCTAGCCTGGATGGGCTGGACGATGACGTGTTTCACTCTGATGACTTTGGACTTGCAGGTCAGCCTGGTGAGATGACTGCAACTGGCTTTTTCACACAGAACCAGTCCTACAGCTGCCTTCTGGGGAGGTTTCAACTATTCCCCCTCACACACTGCTGTGGTCCCGGTATCAGGCAtcctgagcagcaggacaaggcaaCTCAAACACTCAGCCCATCCTCTTCCAGTCAGGATGTTATGTTGCCTTGTGGAGTCACTGAAGAGCCACGGAGACTCTTCTATGGTAAGAGCACTCCAGTGTCACTAGCTTTGCAGCAAAGAAACTGTCCCTTTAGCACTTCCCCAACCAAGCAAGGCCTCTTTCATTAGGGTGTTTTATTAAAGGACTGAAATTACTTTGTTTTAGTCCTACTCCCTCAAGAAAGAcaacttgtatttttttaccctttcttGTCCACTGCAGGAA containing:
- the BMF gene encoding bcl-2-modifying factor isoform X1 is translated as MDRPSYLEEDYSSLDGLDDDVFHSDDFGLAGQPGEMTATGFFTQNQSYSCLLGRFQLFPLTHCCGPGIRHPEQQDKATQTLSPSSSSQDVMLPCGVTEEPRRLFYGSAGYRLHVPPAGFVLDPHLQEEPQEGQREARAEVQIARKLQCIADQFHRLHIQRHQQNRNQVWWQLFLFLHNLALNTEVNRNHTGQRDNGNLHS